One Bacteriovorax sp. PP10 DNA window includes the following coding sequences:
- the coaD gene encoding pantetheine-phosphate adenylyltransferase: MSEKIIVYPISANPPTWGHADIMMRAATHFDQVYWVAATNPSKKYMFTLEERLEMMQAYVDYYKLKNVKIMSHEGTIARFADSIGAQFLLRGLRNSSDYQMELELSVGNRGINKDIETICLFAKPHFATISSSLIRELASLNERIDQYVMPSIAKKILHKIHGDKAIK; this comes from the coding sequence ATGAGCGAGAAAATTATCGTTTACCCAATCAGTGCAAACCCACCAACATGGGGACACGCCGACATCATGATGAGGGCCGCTACTCATTTCGATCAGGTATACTGGGTTGCTGCGACGAACCCAAGCAAGAAGTATATGTTCACATTAGAAGAGCGTCTGGAAATGATGCAGGCCTACGTGGATTACTATAAATTAAAAAACGTGAAGATCATGTCTCACGAAGGAACGATTGCCCGTTTCGCCGACTCAATCGGGGCGCAATTTTTACTGCGTGGTTTAAGAAACTCATCTGACTACCAGATGGAGCTTGAACTCTCGGTAGGGAATCGCGGGATCAACAAAGACATCGAAACGATTTGTTTATTTGCTAAGCCTCACTTTGCGACCATCTCTTCGAGTTTGATTCGTGAACTAGCTTCATTAAACGAGCGCATCGATCAATACGTCATGCCTTCAATTGCTAAAAAAATTCTGCATAAAATTCATGGAGACAAAGCGATCAAATGA
- a CDS encoding NAD(P)H-dependent oxidoreductase, with product MRTLIILGHPDKKSLCAAIADNYEKGAMEKGGEVERINLSELSFNPNLKQGYRVVQNLEPDLLEAQRLIKWANHLVIVYPVWWGSTPAILKGFLDRTFLPGFAFKKREHSTGWDKLLSGKSARLIVTSNSPSWWLYLNYFHPGVNMMKKAVLEFCGVSPVNVTSFDSLQDVSEKRVEGILYKSFRAGLDDN from the coding sequence ATGAGAACGCTTATTATATTAGGGCATCCTGATAAAAAATCTCTCTGCGCTGCTATCGCCGACAACTATGAAAAAGGGGCGATGGAAAAAGGCGGGGAAGTCGAAAGAATCAATCTTTCCGAATTATCTTTCAATCCAAATTTAAAACAAGGTTATCGAGTTGTTCAAAATCTCGAGCCTGATTTATTAGAAGCTCAACGCTTAATCAAATGGGCCAATCACCTGGTGATTGTTTATCCAGTTTGGTGGGGATCAACTCCTGCTATTCTTAAAGGTTTTTTAGATAGAACTTTTCTTCCAGGATTTGCTTTTAAAAAGAGAGAGCACTCGACTGGATGGGATAAGCTTTTATCAGGAAAGAGTGCACGCCTGATCGTTACGAGTAATTCGCCTTCATGGTGGCTTTATCTGAACTACTTCCATCCGGGAGTGAATATGATGAAAAAAGCCGTGCTGGAATTTTGTGGAGTCTCTCCAGTCAATGTCACAAGTTTTGATTCGCTTCAAGATGTAAGTGAAAAACGAGTAGAGGGGATTCTTTATAAATCATTCCGTGCTGGTCTGGACGACAATTGA
- a CDS encoding exonuclease/endonuclease/phosphatase family protein, with amino-acid sequence MKKFLLISSLLCISVVKANILDVPAQKSPEDDAAKISEYQDRCEAIKALIVNKEYALDCYTNYNHYGPTSNAVRSTGALKIANYNLLHPGTSKALFKDYTLIAKIMNRYDIVAGLELLATVGRDEQNNRSVLELIQGSADMVTKLRQQKSKLKDSLKIQEMDVKIVKLINDTRTAYDLYRAPGYLRVLTELKKLDPSWALILSPRGDSALAGSVEELSGYFYRSNAATPTVNPHCKEVADTGGGTPYACLITLTEDFMGKDLAKHFARRPFMASFKAKGKTFTLVTSHMVFTYSGDEEAEKDLMQKTFGVDSYKELGGGINSTNFARYAEVKNTLTFMDLYRKKYKDNRIMFMADTNLISNNIYWPEILKAFPGGQLLINEPTTLSPARYMSNGKETNGVANDYDHFILDKTAFFECNDGEVYNYYNENIYKDIESRYVIRKETVGLKKKNFNFNIETYEAEHVLGLDSEDSAIVEDGDIPPVDDPATIKLEYPLTPAGQSKMDKFVSGFDKYLTNLYTVKRNEVVGDEFQVQERLEGLKRRVFLRQLTNPYYYRFMQEVLSDHFPVAITCKQ; translated from the coding sequence GTGAAGAAATTTTTACTTATCTCATCACTGCTTTGTATAAGTGTGGTGAAGGCAAACATTTTAGATGTTCCAGCACAGAAATCTCCAGAAGATGATGCTGCTAAGATTTCGGAATATCAGGATCGTTGCGAGGCCATCAAGGCCTTGATCGTTAATAAAGAGTACGCACTAGATTGCTACACTAATTACAATCACTACGGTCCAACATCAAATGCGGTACGCTCAACAGGTGCTCTAAAGATCGCCAATTACAATCTTCTTCACCCGGGTACTTCAAAAGCTTTGTTCAAAGATTACACTTTGATTGCAAAAATCATGAATCGTTACGATATCGTTGCGGGACTTGAACTTTTAGCAACAGTTGGCCGTGATGAGCAAAATAACAGATCAGTTTTAGAGTTGATTCAAGGCTCGGCCGATATGGTGACGAAACTTCGTCAGCAAAAATCAAAACTGAAAGACTCATTAAAGATCCAGGAAATGGATGTAAAAATTGTTAAGTTAATTAATGATACAAGAACGGCTTACGATCTTTACCGTGCTCCAGGGTATTTAAGAGTTCTAACAGAACTTAAAAAACTAGACCCAAGTTGGGCACTGATTTTATCTCCGAGAGGGGATTCAGCTTTAGCTGGATCAGTTGAAGAACTAAGTGGATATTTCTATCGTTCAAATGCAGCGACTCCTACAGTGAACCCTCATTGCAAAGAAGTGGCAGACACAGGTGGCGGAACTCCATACGCTTGTCTAATCACATTGACTGAAGACTTTATGGGCAAGGACTTAGCAAAACATTTTGCAAGACGTCCGTTCATGGCAAGCTTCAAGGCAAAAGGAAAAACTTTTACACTGGTAACTTCTCACATGGTATTCACATACTCAGGTGATGAAGAAGCAGAAAAAGATCTTATGCAAAAAACGTTCGGTGTTGATAGCTACAAAGAGTTAGGCGGCGGAATCAACTCAACTAACTTTGCTCGTTATGCTGAAGTAAAAAATACTTTAACTTTCATGGACCTTTATAGAAAAAAATATAAAGACAACAGAATCATGTTCATGGCCGACACGAACCTTATTTCAAACAACATTTACTGGCCGGAAATTTTAAAAGCTTTCCCAGGTGGGCAGCTTTTAATCAATGAACCGACGACACTTTCTCCAGCTAGATATATGTCGAATGGTAAAGAGACAAACGGTGTCGCAAATGATTACGATCATTTCATTTTAGATAAGACTGCTTTTTTTGAATGTAATGATGGTGAAGTTTATAACTACTATAATGAAAATATTTATAAAGACATCGAAAGCCGCTACGTCATTAGAAAAGAAACTGTGGGGCTGAAGAAAAAAAATTTCAATTTTAACATTGAGACTTATGAAGCTGAGCACGTATTAGGTTTAGATTCAGAAGACAGCGCGATTGTTGAAGATGGAGATATCCCACCAGTAGATGATCCGGCAACGATTAAACTTGAGTACCCATTAACACCTGCTGGTCAGAGTAAGATGGATAAGTTTGTTTCGGGGTTTGATAAGTATCTTACGAATCTATATACAGTAAAAAGAAATGAAGTTGTTGGGGATGAGTTTCAAGTGCAAGAAAGGCTTGAAGGGTTGAAGAGAAGAGTCTTCTTGAGACAATTAACGAATCCTTACTACTATCGTTTTATGCAGGAAGTTCTGAGCGATCACTTTCCTGTGGCCATAACTTGTAAACAATAA
- the metG gene encoding methionine--tRNA ligase, with protein MTEKFYITTAIDYPNGKPHMGHALEKIVSDAYARWHKFLGYETYFLTGTDENGQKLIESAKANGMETQAYVDENSNIFKKLCADLNISNNDFIRTTEKRHHDVCISLWNKLEKKGDVYFGVYSGQYCLACESFYTETQAPDNICPAHNTPLTLKEEEGYFFKMSAYQDWIISYIKTHPNFIVPSSSYNEMLSRLEGDKLRDLPISRPNENWGIPVPGNPKFVMYTWFDALINYYAAVAGTPNEKFWPASMHVIGKDITWFHTVIWPIMLHAADIALPKQVYVHGMIMAEDGKKMSKSLNNVVDPNDILAKYPLDSFRYYLLRAIPAQNDGRFSEKELIEKHNSELGNSFGNLIMRVIKLYLKDNEPTLSGEGITQEVNFDENFEKMKMFMEKREHNRALEALWEGVNSMNQYVNTKEPWKLKDDKAALKQVVYNCLYSIHAISTLLTAFLPDTAEKALQPLGVKLGKFEDVKFGKITYELTEPMPLFPKIDPPAAPAPAPKAPKPPKAPKPPKPESV; from the coding sequence ATGACAGAAAAATTTTATATTACGACCGCTATCGACTATCCAAATGGAAAGCCGCACATGGGTCACGCTCTAGAAAAAATCGTTAGTGATGCGTACGCCAGATGGCACAAGTTTTTAGGTTATGAAACATACTTCTTAACTGGTACTGACGAAAACGGACAAAAGTTAATTGAGTCAGCGAAAGCTAACGGAATGGAGACTCAAGCTTATGTTGATGAGAACTCAAACATCTTCAAAAAGCTTTGTGCTGATTTAAATATTTCAAATAATGATTTCATCAGAACGACTGAAAAGCGTCACCACGATGTTTGTATCAGTCTATGGAATAAATTAGAGAAAAAAGGCGACGTATACTTCGGTGTATACTCTGGACAGTACTGTCTTGCTTGCGAGTCTTTCTACACTGAAACACAAGCTCCGGATAATATTTGTCCTGCTCACAACACTCCTTTAACTTTAAAAGAAGAAGAAGGTTATTTCTTTAAGATGAGTGCTTACCAAGACTGGATCATTTCATACATTAAAACTCACCCGAACTTTATTGTTCCGAGTTCTTCATACAATGAAATGCTTTCACGCCTTGAAGGTGACAAACTAAGAGATCTTCCAATCTCTCGTCCAAATGAAAATTGGGGAATTCCTGTTCCGGGAAATCCAAAGTTCGTTATGTACACTTGGTTTGATGCTTTAATTAACTACTACGCTGCTGTTGCAGGAACGCCGAACGAAAAGTTCTGGCCAGCTTCAATGCACGTTATTGGTAAAGACATTACATGGTTCCACACAGTCATCTGGCCAATCATGCTTCATGCCGCTGACATCGCTCTTCCGAAACAAGTTTATGTTCACGGAATGATCATGGCCGAAGATGGAAAGAAAATGTCGAAGTCGTTAAACAACGTTGTCGACCCGAATGATATCCTGGCGAAATATCCACTGGATAGTTTCCGTTATTATTTACTTCGTGCGATCCCTGCTCAAAACGACGGACGCTTCTCTGAAAAAGAATTGATTGAAAAACATAACTCAGAACTTGGAAACAGTTTTGGTAACTTGATCATGCGAGTAATTAAACTTTACTTAAAAGACAATGAACCAACTCTATCTGGAGAAGGCATCACTCAAGAAGTTAACTTCGATGAGAACTTCGAGAAGATGAAAATGTTCATGGAAAAACGCGAGCACAACAGAGCCCTAGAGGCCCTGTGGGAAGGCGTGAACTCGATGAACCAATACGTAAACACTAAAGAGCCATGGAAGCTTAAAGACGACAAAGCAGCGCTTAAACAAGTTGTTTATAACTGCCTTTACTCTATTCATGCGATCTCAACTCTTCTAACTGCATTTCTTCCAGATACAGCAGAAAAAGCTCTACAACCATTAGGTGTGAAGCTTGGGAAATTTGAAGATGTGAAGTTTGGAAAAATTACTTATGAACTAACTGAGCCAATGCCGTTATTTCCTAAGATTGATCCTCCGGCCGCTCCAGCTCCGGCACCTAAAGCTCCGAAGCCTCCAAAAGCACCGAAGCCGCCAAAACCAGAATCAGTTTAA
- the leuS gene encoding leucine--tRNA ligase, which produces MSENNSSSNPVEYDFARIEDKWQKYWDANKTFKTENVSTKPKYYALDMFPFPSGDGLHVGHPEGYTATDIMSRYKRMLGFNVLHPMGWDSFGLPAENYAMKTGTHPDVTTKKNIATFTRQLKALGFSYDWDREIATSNIDYYKWTQWIFVQLYNKGLAYEDEINVNWCPALKTVLANEEVVDGKSEVGGHPVIQKKMSQWMLRITEYAERLLVDIDDVDWPESIKEMQRNWIGKSEGATVKFKAVAENDKYQMSFTQPAHNNFVDVISQTSHPELYQNIDIATYHELEVFTTRPDTLFGATYMVISPEHPLVSALTRPEHKEIIAAYQKACLAKNDLERTELNKDKSGVFTGSYAINPANNNLIPIWIADYVLMTYGTGAIMAVPGHDERDHEFAVKYNLPIIQVLEGGNDDSGPHTGDGKHINSDFLDGLDKKAAITKMISWLEEKKLGTKKINYKLRDWIFSRQRYWGEPFPLLKYEDGTIRCLDADELPVALPELEKYEPSGSGESPLANATDWLWITDPKTGKKAKRETNTMPNWAGSCWYYLRFCDPKNEKEPWNSEIEKYWMPVDLYIGGAEHAVLHLLYARFWHKVLFDLGYVSTKEPFKKLVNQGLILASDGEKMSKSRGNVVNPDSVVKEFGGDSLRLYEMFMGPLEKVKPWNENGTKGVFNFLNRAYRFFADPSKIVGGAEQDETTKLLHKTIKKVTEDYDNLRFNTAISALMIFTNHCYKAGTVTKDTAKIFTLLLAPMAPHAGEEIWEILGGKKTLTYEAWPKYDAELAKDDTITVAVQVNGKLRATLEVEPTITQEEILALAKADENVAKNLVGTIVKEIYVPGKIVNFVVKA; this is translated from the coding sequence ATGTCTGAAAACAATTCCTCGTCAAACCCAGTTGAATACGACTTTGCCCGCATCGAAGATAAATGGCAAAAGTATTGGGACGCTAACAAAACTTTTAAAACGGAAAATGTATCTACGAAGCCGAAGTACTACGCGCTCGATATGTTCCCGTTCCCATCAGGAGATGGACTTCACGTAGGTCACCCTGAAGGATATACAGCGACTGACATCATGTCTCGCTACAAGAGAATGCTCGGATTCAATGTTCTTCACCCAATGGGTTGGGATTCGTTTGGTTTACCTGCAGAAAACTATGCAATGAAAACTGGAACTCATCCAGACGTGACAACTAAAAAGAACATCGCGACTTTTACTCGTCAGCTAAAGGCCCTTGGCTTTTCTTATGACTGGGACAGAGAAATCGCGACTTCAAACATTGACTACTACAAGTGGACTCAATGGATTTTCGTTCAGCTTTACAACAAAGGTCTAGCTTACGAAGACGAAATCAATGTTAACTGGTGCCCAGCTTTAAAAACGGTTCTAGCTAACGAAGAAGTTGTCGACGGTAAATCTGAAGTGGGTGGACACCCTGTTATCCAAAAGAAGATGAGTCAGTGGATGCTTCGTATTACTGAGTACGCTGAAAGACTGCTTGTTGATATCGACGATGTTGACTGGCCGGAATCAATTAAAGAAATGCAACGTAACTGGATTGGAAAATCTGAAGGTGCGACTGTAAAATTTAAAGCTGTAGCTGAAAACGACAAATACCAAATGTCATTCACACAACCTGCTCATAATAATTTTGTAGATGTTATTTCTCAAACATCACACCCTGAACTTTATCAAAATATTGATATAGCGACTTATCATGAGCTAGAAGTCTTCACGACAAGACCAGATACTTTGTTTGGTGCTACTTATATGGTTATCTCACCTGAGCATCCATTGGTTAGTGCGCTTACAAGACCAGAACATAAAGAAATAATTGCAGCTTACCAAAAAGCTTGTCTTGCTAAAAACGATCTAGAAAGAACTGAACTTAACAAAGATAAGTCAGGTGTCTTCACTGGATCATACGCAATCAATCCAGCTAACAATAACTTGATTCCTATTTGGATTGCTGATTACGTTCTTATGACTTACGGAACAGGTGCTATCATGGCCGTTCCTGGACACGATGAACGCGATCATGAATTTGCAGTAAAATACAATCTTCCTATCATTCAAGTTTTAGAAGGTGGAAATGATGATTCTGGTCCACATACTGGTGACGGAAAACACATCAACTCTGATTTCCTTGATGGATTAGATAAAAAAGCTGCTATCACTAAAATGATTTCATGGCTTGAAGAGAAAAAACTTGGAACGAAGAAAATTAACTATAAACTTCGCGACTGGATTTTCTCTCGTCAAAGATACTGGGGTGAACCATTCCCTCTTCTAAAATATGAAGACGGAACAATTCGCTGCTTAGATGCTGATGAATTACCGGTAGCTCTTCCAGAACTAGAAAAATATGAACCATCAGGAAGTGGAGAATCTCCACTGGCCAACGCAACTGACTGGCTTTGGATTACTGATCCAAAAACTGGAAAGAAAGCAAAACGCGAAACAAACACAATGCCTAACTGGGCAGGGTCTTGCTGGTACTACCTACGCTTTTGTGATCCTAAAAATGAAAAGGAACCATGGAACTCTGAGATTGAAAAATACTGGATGCCAGTAGATTTATACATTGGTGGAGCTGAGCACGCGGTTCTTCACCTACTTTACGCTCGTTTCTGGCACAAGGTTTTATTTGACCTTGGATATGTTTCGACAAAAGAGCCATTCAAAAAACTTGTGAACCAAGGACTAATTCTTGCCAGCGATGGTGAGAAAATGAGTAAGTCGCGTGGAAACGTTGTTAACCCGGATTCAGTTGTAAAAGAATTTGGTGGTGACTCTCTAAGACTTTATGAAATGTTCATGGGCCCACTTGAAAAAGTAAAACCATGGAATGAAAACGGTACGAAAGGAGTATTTAACTTCTTGAACCGCGCTTACAGATTCTTCGCTGATCCATCAAAGATTGTTGGTGGAGCTGAACAAGATGAAACGACTAAGCTTCTTCATAAGACAATTAAGAAAGTAACTGAAGACTATGACAACCTTAGATTCAACACGGCGATTTCTGCACTTATGATTTTCACTAACCACTGCTATAAAGCTGGTACAGTGACAAAAGATACGGCAAAGATCTTTACACTACTCCTTGCTCCTATGGCACCACATGCTGGTGAAGAAATTTGGGAAATCTTAGGTGGAAAGAAAACGTTAACGTATGAAGCATGGCCGAAGTACGACGCTGAATTAGCGAAAGATGATACGATCACTGTTGCTGTTCAGGTTAACGGAAAACTTCGTGCGACTCTTGAAGTTGAGCCAACAATTACTCAAGAAGAAATTCTTGCGTTGGCAAAAGCTGATGAGAACGTAGCTAAGAACCTGGTTGGAACAATCGTTAAAGAAATTTACGTTCCAGGTAAAATTGTAAACTTTGTAGTAAAGGCATAA
- a CDS encoding type III pantothenate kinase: MRLVTIDNGNTNPHVGFFTEGVLQSVVPLDQYSPTPGDFVLIASVGPKLSIQPSFDLKTKRTPTHFFDMKVNYAETLGEDRLIASYGVFKKLKKGERVLLIDAGTFLKTDFITEDGFQGGYIFPGISRFLKIYTESAQLPTLSKDLLFKGNADLPHTTNEAILKATELYLKACVEEVITKIAPDKIVFTGGDANEIKKLISSKVHAETDRHLIHSALSLIHDLHLRQE, translated from the coding sequence ATGAGATTAGTAACTATAGACAACGGCAACACGAACCCACATGTTGGATTCTTCACGGAAGGAGTTCTTCAAAGTGTCGTCCCTCTTGATCAATACTCGCCTACTCCGGGTGACTTTGTTCTCATTGCCAGCGTAGGCCCAAAACTTTCGATTCAACCTAGTTTTGATTTGAAAACGAAGCGCACACCAACTCATTTCTTTGATATGAAAGTTAACTACGCTGAGACATTAGGTGAAGACCGCCTGATTGCCAGTTATGGAGTTTTCAAGAAACTAAAAAAGGGTGAAAGAGTTTTACTCATTGATGCCGGAACTTTTTTAAAAACAGACTTTATTACTGAAGATGGTTTCCAGGGTGGTTATATCTTTCCCGGAATCAGCCGTTTTCTAAAAATCTATACAGAGAGCGCTCAACTTCCCACACTATCAAAAGATTTATTGTTCAAAGGAAATGCAGACCTTCCTCACACGACGAATGAAGCGATTCTAAAGGCCACTGAATTGTATTTGAAAGCTTGTGTTGAAGAGGTCATAACGAAAATCGCCCCCGATAAAATAGTTTTCACCGGGGGCGATGCGAATGAAATTAAAAAATTAATTAGTTCAAAAGTTCATGCTGAGACGGATCGTCACTTAATACATTCAGCACTGTCGTTGATCCATGATCTTCATCTTCGCCAAGAGTAG
- a CDS encoding tRNA threonylcarbamoyladenosine dehydratase: MNEFNSEDYQQRFGGIARLYGVQGLKNLLKARVLVVGLGGVGSWVAESLARSGVGAITLVDLDDICITNTNRQLPAMTGLYGKMKIHAMRDRILAINPQCQVHAIEDFFTDRTAAAILDNHYDYVIDAIDSLQNKALLVASCKDRNLPVLITGGCAGKIDSTLIRVADLGLSENDSLLFRLRKKLRREFGFPSAAKTTSQKKQRFGITCVYSSEEQVYPTADGGTCAIPDSETNLKLDCETGMGSVSHITAIFGFMAAGHVINSIAKK; this comes from the coding sequence ATCAATGAATTTAATAGCGAAGACTACCAACAGCGCTTCGGCGGGATTGCCAGGCTTTACGGCGTACAGGGGTTAAAAAACCTCCTGAAAGCGCGCGTCCTGGTTGTAGGTCTTGGTGGTGTAGGCTCATGGGTTGCTGAGTCCCTTGCCCGCTCTGGAGTTGGGGCCATCACATTGGTGGATCTGGATGATATTTGTATTACCAATACCAACCGTCAGCTTCCGGCGATGACTGGGCTTTATGGAAAGATGAAGATCCACGCTATGAGAGATCGCATTCTTGCGATTAATCCTCAATGCCAGGTTCATGCTATTGAAGACTTCTTCACTGATAGAACGGCAGCGGCCATTTTAGATAATCACTATGACTACGTTATCGATGCTATCGATAGCCTTCAAAATAAAGCTCTACTTGTGGCCTCTTGCAAGGATAGAAACCTTCCGGTTTTAATCACTGGTGGGTGTGCTGGTAAGATTGATTCGACATTAATAAGAGTGGCAGATTTAGGATTAAGTGAAAACGATTCACTTCTTTTTAGATTAAGAAAAAAGCTTCGTCGAGAGTTTGGATTTCCAAGTGCTGCTAAAACAACTTCGCAAAAGAAACAAAGATTTGGGATTACTTGTGTGTATTCTTCTGAAGAGCAGGTTTATCCGACTGCGGATGGTGGGACTTGTGCGATCCCTGATTCAGAAACTAACCTGAAGTTGGACTGCGAAACTGGTATGGGTTCTGTTTCTCATATCACGGCCATTTTTGGATTTATGGCCGCGGGTCACGTTATTAATTCAATTGCCAAAAAATAA
- a CDS encoding GatB/YqeY domain-containing protein yields MFDQITEDIKKAMFAKDKERLDALRYFKSMLIENKTSAKAASPEMDVLIKHVKKLKDSLENFPAENEIRKKTEREITILSEYMPKQLDESVVKGYIAEIIAANPGHNAGLVMKDLSPKIKGQFDSKVANELVKAALG; encoded by the coding sequence ATGTTTGACCAAATTACCGAAGACATCAAAAAAGCAATGTTCGCAAAAGACAAAGAACGTCTGGACGCTCTTCGCTACTTCAAAAGTATGCTGATTGAAAATAAGACTTCTGCAAAAGCTGCATCTCCTGAAATGGATGTTTTAATTAAGCACGTAAAGAAGTTAAAAGACTCGCTTGAAAACTTTCCAGCTGAAAATGAAATCAGAAAGAAAACAGAAAGAGAAATTACAATTCTTTCTGAGTACATGCCGAAGCAATTAGATGAATCAGTTGTTAAAGGGTATATCGCTGAGATTATCGCAGCTAATCCTGGTCACAATGCTGGTTTAGTTATGAAAGACCTTAGCCCGAAAATTAAAGGACAGTTTGATAGCAAAGTTGCTAACGAACTTGTTAAGGCAGCACTAGGTTAA
- a CDS encoding tetratricopeptide repeat protein, with product MKIKYIILFMLVMVSFKTSAKTTFDNIKLMQLYLDKNQLEKVEDLYDEEEETLGKNWMALERLAISFERREKLKEAVEIYRKIITNFNQEAHQKVLNTPEGKLDSTVYDKTKLSLYYYKLAFLNTQLFNKTNDYTPPSERNKYKKNAEGFIALGRKVKVDEAELKLLEDQLQEKLNNDDSLAYKTGWYVSLDLISWQDRLYLVDQSTGVKTDLLSTAMGSCLGGGRKWENIKYEFNFEGCFAVATASISSESTAVKYQQSSVSVKGFMAGPGMYFKTISDNVLLGVQLPVKYRQGDWTNPDETRYRFEREKTFEAGFFLQSKIKIKKVALRTRLGKVFPNPGSLWSVGLLYDF from the coding sequence ATGAAAATTAAATATATCATTCTATTTATGTTAGTGATGGTGTCGTTTAAGACATCTGCAAAAACTACTTTTGATAACATCAAACTTATGCAGCTTTATCTGGATAAAAATCAGTTGGAAAAAGTTGAAGATCTTTACGATGAAGAAGAAGAGACTTTAGGTAAGAACTGGATGGCACTTGAAAGACTTGCCATTAGTTTTGAGCGTAGAGAGAAGTTAAAAGAGGCGGTTGAAATTTACCGCAAAATCATCACTAACTTTAATCAGGAAGCTCACCAGAAAGTATTAAACACTCCGGAAGGAAAATTAGATAGCACTGTTTACGATAAAACGAAGCTCTCTCTTTATTATTACAAACTGGCCTTTTTAAATACCCAACTTTTTAATAAGACCAATGATTACACGCCACCTTCAGAGCGCAATAAATATAAGAAAAATGCTGAAGGATTTATCGCCCTTGGCCGCAAAGTAAAAGTTGATGAAGCTGAATTAAAGTTACTAGAAGATCAATTGCAGGAAAAACTTAATAACGATGACAGTCTGGCCTATAAAACAGGTTGGTACGTATCGCTTGATTTAATCAGCTGGCAAGACCGTCTTTATCTGGTTGATCAGAGTACAGGTGTAAAAACAGATCTGCTAAGCACTGCCATGGGATCATGTCTGGGTGGTGGAAGAAAGTGGGAAAACATTAAATACGAATTTAACTTTGAAGGATGTTTTGCTGTCGCCACTGCTAGCATCAGCTCCGAAAGTACGGCCGTTAAATACCAACAATCATCTGTTTCGGTAAAAGGATTTATGGCCGGACCTGGAATGTACTTTAAAACCATTTCAGACAATGTACTTTTAGGAGTTCAATTGCCGGTAAAATACCGCCAGGGAGATTGGACTAATCCTGATGAAACTCGTTATCGCTTTGAAAGAGAAAAGACATTTGAAGCAGGATTTTTCCTGCAATCAAAAATTAAAATAAAAAAAGTGGCCCTAAGAACCAGATTAGGAAAAGTTTTTCCAAATCCTGGAAGTCTTTGGTCGGTAGGTTTACTGTATGATTTTTAG
- a CDS encoding YceI family protein, giving the protein MKSLLVIGASFLMMASLSAHEVTVKVTLTPAGNFEAKSAKVKGDVKKSGAGFTAENLWVKTEELKTGIDLRDEHFHKHLNAAQFPKISFTQITAADGKGTGTLNVNGEKKPVSFTYKPAGPGKIEASFTVKASDFKLKEASYMSIGVKDTVDVVAIIEV; this is encoded by the coding sequence ATGAAGAGTTTACTAGTTATTGGTGCGAGTTTTTTAATGATGGCGTCTCTTTCGGCGCATGAAGTGACAGTAAAGGTTACTTTAACTCCAGCAGGAAATTTTGAAGCGAAGTCTGCAAAAGTAAAAGGCGATGTAAAGAAAAGTGGCGCAGGATTCACTGCTGAAAATCTATGGGTAAAAACAGAAGAACTAAAGACTGGAATTGACCTTCGCGATGAGCATTTTCATAAACATTTAAATGCCGCTCAATTTCCTAAAATTAGCTTTACTCAAATCACTGCTGCTGACGGAAAAGGGACGGGGACATTGAATGTTAACGGCGAGAAAAAACCGGTTTCATTTACATACAAACCAGCAGGTCCTGGTAAAATCGAAGCCTCTTTCACTGTGAAGGCCTCTGATTTTAAATTAAAAGAAGCAAGCTATATGAGCATTGGTGTAAAGGATACTGTTGATGTTGTGGCAATCATCGAAGTTTAA